A window of the Salinirubellus salinus genome harbors these coding sequences:
- a CDS encoding DUF58 domain-containing protein, with protein sequence MTEQVVLSAYPSWLRVSVSRSGYLTLGAAGGTLLLSVLSNSGVVLAFGGALGLFLLGELYTVTLRLREFTELVEVTITPGASGRPVRDVSVRVASASTSETPDVDNVTLTGRVGENGESVEGVSLPTLDIPVSVEDSRVEVTLAVRVASPGRVGMAELTVVDADVPVEELYASGGGVSSANVVTALGQHDSEPESSISGNEYAGLREYVAGDPLSHIDWKATARQQSLHVREWARERPKVRVILLDLLSLTQPTWTAAARVCREQLRQGGDTKRSVAAVVRPSGELAFDPDGYQTSEAGIEHIERTIEDVSEEHGVPSDVEATHAPRQPLRQATRVGKTVAAFQRRGGVPDNSLTTALYRIQQQVGDAPSVSLITGGRTATRTLAGVRSATGRGAVEVHLLSLPEQDEPRESLGTTLTAEPGVSLTERPLYRRGVVRHDTHRPAEYALTRQIGGR encoded by the coding sequence ATGACGGAGCAGGTGGTGCTTTCGGCGTACCCCTCGTGGCTGAGAGTGAGCGTCTCTCGGAGCGGGTATCTGACCCTCGGAGCGGCGGGGGGGACGCTCCTGTTGAGTGTCCTCTCGAACAGCGGAGTCGTCCTCGCGTTCGGTGGGGCGCTTGGCCTGTTCCTCCTCGGGGAACTCTACACTGTCACCCTACGGTTGCGTGAGTTCACCGAGCTGGTCGAGGTTACTATCACCCCGGGGGCGTCTGGAAGACCGGTGAGAGATGTATCTGTCCGTGTCGCATCCGCCTCCACATCGGAGACACCAGATGTAGACAACGTCACGCTCACGGGACGGGTAGGAGAGAACGGAGAATCCGTAGAGGGGGTGTCCCTCCCAACGCTCGATATACCTGTTTCAGTCGAAGATAGTCGAGTCGAGGTTACGCTGGCAGTCCGCGTTGCCAGCCCCGGGCGTGTCGGTATGGCTGAACTCACGGTTGTCGATGCTGACGTGCCAGTGGAGGAACTGTACGCCTCGGGTGGCGGTGTGAGCAGTGCCAATGTTGTCACGGCTCTCGGACAGCACGATTCAGAACCGGAATCGAGTATCTCCGGCAACGAATACGCCGGCCTCAGAGAGTACGTCGCTGGCGATCCGCTCTCGCATATCGACTGGAAAGCAACGGCACGGCAGCAGTCACTCCACGTTCGGGAGTGGGCGCGTGAGCGCCCGAAAGTGCGAGTGATCCTCCTCGACCTGCTGAGTCTCACTCAACCGACATGGACGGCTGCGGCGCGCGTCTGCCGTGAACAGCTCCGACAGGGGGGTGACACCAAGCGAAGCGTTGCCGCCGTCGTCCGCCCGTCAGGAGAGTTGGCATTCGACCCGGACGGGTATCAGACCTCAGAGGCGGGTATCGAACACATCGAGCGCACTATCGAGGACGTGTCCGAGGAACATGGCGTTCCCTCAGATGTAGAGGCCACCCACGCGCCGAGACAACCGCTTCGGCAGGCGACACGGGTCGGCAAGACCGTCGCCGCCTTCCAGCGCCGGGGTGGCGTGCCGGATAACTCGCTCACGACGGCGCTCTACCGGATACAGCAGCAGGTCGGTGACGCCCCCTCAGTGTCACTCATCACAGGTGGAAGAACAGCCACCCGCACGCTCGCTGGCGTCCGGTCAGCGACCGGCCGTGGGGCCGTCGAAGTTCACCTGTTATCTCTCCCCGAACAAGATGAGCCACGCGAGTCGCTTGGGACGACGCTTACTGCTGAACCGGGCGTTTCACTCACCGAGCGACCGTTGTATCGACGTGGTGTCGTCCGGCACGACACCCACCGCCCGGCGGAGTACGCACTGACCCGTCAGATCGGAGGCCGATAA
- a CDS encoding CBASS oligonucleotide cyclase — protein MGTDIAPPGYTSEEDGEEDEQAETEGRQTQLDDFAEDTGPTVRQGKTIEERRERLEQALKDELEIEESHQFGSFTRGTMVGPLTEDSDTDVMFVLDRTEHGDWEQGENGSRNSLRAVKRALNKNYPNSEVSIDRNVVSVQFHDFTVDVAPAFRDGAGGYKIPDTYNEGRSWVQTNPRGYKQRFEAVDEARGGNLQKVARVAKKIRENRDIPVSSYHMEVMAYDYVHNHPDKQASTTKLTEGFVEELPRRISRGTRDPVNGDRLDSHMSRDHRRKAISEAKDAREDMREARSRRQDGDSEGAAEKYGEAVGEDVN, from the coding sequence ATGGGGACTGACATTGCTCCTCCCGGCTACACCAGTGAGGAGGATGGTGAAGAGGACGAGCAAGCGGAGACGGAGGGGAGACAGACTCAGTTAGATGACTTCGCTGAGGACACCGGCCCAACAGTTCGCCAAGGGAAGACGATAGAAGAGCGCCGAGAGCGGTTAGAACAGGCGCTGAAAGATGAGTTGGAGATCGAAGAAAGCCACCAGTTCGGGTCGTTCACTAGGGGTACGATGGTCGGCCCCCTCACCGAAGACTCGGATACAGACGTGATGTTCGTCTTAGATAGAACCGAGCATGGAGACTGGGAACAGGGAGAAAATGGGTCACGGAATAGTCTACGCGCAGTCAAGCGTGCGCTCAACAAGAACTACCCCAACTCCGAGGTGAGCATTGACCGGAACGTCGTCAGCGTGCAGTTCCACGACTTTACTGTGGATGTGGCACCCGCGTTTCGAGATGGTGCTGGGGGTTACAAAATTCCGGATACTTACAACGAGGGGAGATCGTGGGTACAGACGAACCCGCGAGGGTACAAACAGCGGTTCGAAGCGGTTGATGAGGCCCGGGGAGGCAATCTACAGAAGGTCGCTCGAGTGGCGAAGAAAATCAGAGAGAACCGTGACATACCGGTCAGTTCCTACCACATGGAGGTGATGGCTTACGACTACGTACACAATCATCCTGACAAGCAGGCCTCAACCACGAAACTCACCGAGGGCTTCGTTGAGGAGTTACCTCGGCGAATCTCTCGGGGAACTCGCGACCCGGTAAATGGGGACAGGTTGGATTCACACATGAGCAGAGACCATCGTCGAAAAGCCATCAGTGAGGCCAAGGATGCGCGGGAAGACATGCGCGAGGCTCGAAGCCGTCGTCAAGACGGAGACAGCGAGGGAGCAGCTGAAAAGTACGGCGAGGCAGTCGGGGAGGATGTTAATTGA
- a CDS encoding DUF4350 domain-containing protein yields MSRYRTERWVALLAAGLAVVVLALLVGALTATDAPLDPYNHGDAGTSRLVDASREGLVLSYTSVDGEATPETVIIVGGGGDVTTADVAALTRHLDGGGRVVVLTEDERSNQLLAALDVETRLAAGYLLTTEQDSVSPAQFVVADGGDDALGFTGVQVNAAKPLGVTDSSDGTTRRVLAWSAPAGRDLDGDGQLGAAEPRGSYPVAVAEPVGAGQVIVVGDASLLTNGQWQVEGNRQLARALTEDGAMLVYPQTTGFPPVTRLRLGLNTPLGTLLGLPAFLCGGMVVVRLGVWLAHRGGNPSDRRGLVFTLR; encoded by the coding sequence GTGAGTCGGTACAGAACCGAGCGGTGGGTTGCACTGCTCGCCGCCGGACTCGCCGTCGTCGTACTCGCGTTGCTCGTTGGAGCATTGACCGCGACGGATGCGCCCCTCGATCCGTACAACCACGGTGACGCGGGAACGAGTCGGCTCGTCGATGCTAGCCGTGAGGGCCTCGTGCTATCCTACACCAGTGTAGACGGCGAGGCGACGCCGGAAACGGTAATCATAGTCGGAGGCGGTGGCGACGTGACGACCGCCGACGTGGCTGCGCTCACCCGTCATCTCGACGGCGGGGGACGAGTCGTGGTACTCACCGAGGATGAACGGTCGAACCAGTTGCTCGCAGCGCTGGATGTGGAGACACGACTCGCGGCTGGGTATCTCCTCACGACAGAGCAGGACTCAGTGAGTCCCGCACAGTTTGTCGTGGCAGATGGGGGTGACGACGCCCTTGGGTTCACCGGTGTCCAAGTCAACGCTGCGAAGCCGCTCGGCGTCACCGACTCTAGCGACGGCACGACGAGACGGGTTCTCGCGTGGTCGGCCCCGGCCGGGCGTGACCTCGACGGCGACGGGCAACTCGGGGCGGCCGAACCACGGGGGAGTTACCCGGTCGCGGTCGCGGAGCCGGTTGGAGCGGGGCAGGTAATCGTCGTGGGCGATGCGAGCCTGCTCACCAACGGCCAGTGGCAGGTCGAAGGCAACCGACAACTAGCTCGCGCATTGACCGAGGACGGCGCGATGCTCGTCTACCCGCAGACGACCGGCTTTCCACCTGTCACACGACTCCGCCTCGGATTGAACACACCGCTCGGGACGCTACTCGGACTCCCGGCGTTCCTGTGCGGAGGGATGGTAGTCGTCCGGCTCGGCGTCTGGTTGGCCCACCGAGGCGGCAATCCCTCGGACAGGAGGGGGCTCGTGTTTACCTTGAGGTAA
- a CDS encoding glycosyltransferase family 2 protein, which translates to MEATDILVSVVLWVVLSLYVAGNLYWVYQVIARVVSYNPPPLEHGGDAVEVRIVTIGNEAVVAETVRNLPTELDRRYVISEEPIDVPGAEVLVVPDEFESEAVNKGRAIEWARQAVPCQREYVLYLDEDSHMTEFDGLPDSDIVQFTEQPRRTTSLLTHLCEINRMGFQIEQRGFQSISIPLYTWGGGVAIRRSIEEQVTWEYPTLIEDTVFTWRAFVNLPEQPSFSVLPEKISGQSPPSLSAMIRQRRRWISGSREDNTLLSLDRVIMYGLRDLSWSVTGVVPLFVILGNLPGVDVFAWQIHRAVSLVLLSFVFLWVAVGVRQVRPTARVAVLSLVLAPMTSVLHSVGALWGLVSPPDSFDVTEKADETSDQEATQRSQPLSTDD; encoded by the coding sequence ATGGAGGCCACCGACATCCTCGTTTCCGTCGTCCTGTGGGTCGTGTTGAGTCTCTACGTCGCCGGTAACCTCTACTGGGTGTATCAGGTCATAGCGAGAGTCGTGAGCTACAACCCGCCGCCGTTAGAGCATGGAGGCGACGCGGTCGAGGTTCGAATCGTGACTATCGGCAACGAGGCGGTCGTCGCTGAGACCGTCCGCAACCTCCCGACCGAACTCGACCGACGATACGTCATCTCGGAGGAGCCAATCGACGTCCCCGGTGCGGAGGTGTTAGTCGTCCCTGACGAGTTTGAATCCGAGGCTGTCAACAAAGGCAGAGCAATCGAGTGGGCACGCCAAGCCGTCCCCTGCCAGCGCGAGTACGTCCTCTATCTGGACGAGGACAGCCACATGACGGAGTTCGACGGACTCCCCGACAGTGACATCGTCCAGTTTACCGAGCAGCCACGACGGACAACCAGCCTTCTCACCCACCTGTGCGAGATTAACCGCATGGGCTTCCAGATCGAGCAACGAGGGTTCCAGTCGATTTCGATCCCGCTCTACACGTGGGGTGGCGGCGTAGCCATCCGTCGATCCATCGAGGAGCAGGTGACGTGGGAGTATCCGACGCTCATCGAAGATACCGTGTTCACTTGGCGAGCGTTCGTCAACCTGCCCGAGCAGCCGTCGTTCAGTGTCTTGCCGGAGAAGATATCAGGGCAGTCGCCGCCGAGTCTCTCCGCGATGATCCGACAGCGTCGCCGGTGGATCAGCGGTAGTCGAGAAGACAATACGCTTCTGTCGCTCGATCGGGTGATTATGTACGGGCTACGTGACCTCTCGTGGTCAGTCACGGGAGTCGTACCACTGTTCGTTATTCTCGGGAATCTTCCCGGTGTGGACGTGTTCGCGTGGCAGATACACCGAGCCGTGTCACTCGTGCTGCTCTCGTTCGTGTTTCTCTGGGTCGCCGTCGGTGTGAGGCAAGTCCGGCCGACGGCGAGGGTTGCGGTTCTCAGCCTCGTACTGGCCCCGATGACGAGCGTTCTCCACTCTGTTGGTGCGCTATGGGGCCTCGTCTCGCCTCCGGATTCATTCGACGTGACGGAAAAAGCGGATGAGACGTCGGATCAGGAGGCCACACAACGCTCGCAGCCCCTCTCGACCGATGATTGA
- a CDS encoding TrmB family transcriptional regulator, with protein MPDTYDLDESLQTIMDWGKYEAAAYRVLVRYGPLEASDVVVRADIPQGRVYDILNSLYNQDAVVKRGIQPTEYDAQSPRKLIEPNKQKFENMAVEAIEALEPAYSMNLETESHPAWVTTGIGDTSTKARELFDEADERIWILERSFWLSSPDTELLQRKAEAGVDVRIVGWSGRQGLREMPREVPGAEFREASEVETSFYVSDDGTVLINLNQGETGLLFHDVATATIFTQHFESIYRTAEEVEL; from the coding sequence GTGCCAGACACTTACGACCTTGATGAGTCGCTTCAGACCATCATGGATTGGGGAAAATACGAGGCAGCTGCCTATCGAGTCCTCGTCCGGTATGGGCCTTTAGAAGCATCTGACGTGGTCGTCCGCGCGGATATTCCACAGGGCCGGGTCTACGATATTCTGAACAGCCTATACAATCAGGACGCCGTGGTCAAACGGGGAATTCAGCCTACCGAATACGACGCTCAGAGTCCGCGCAAACTAATCGAACCGAACAAGCAGAAATTTGAGAACATGGCAGTTGAGGCGATTGAAGCACTGGAGCCTGCCTACTCTATGAATCTCGAGACTGAGTCGCATCCAGCGTGGGTCACGACCGGCATTGGAGATACTTCAACGAAGGCCCGAGAACTGTTCGATGAGGCTGATGAGCGAATTTGGATACTGGAGCGTTCTTTCTGGCTATCTTCGCCTGATACTGAGTTGCTACAGAGGAAGGCTGAAGCGGGAGTTGATGTGCGAATCGTTGGTTGGAGCGGAAGGCAGGGACTCCGTGAGATGCCTCGTGAGGTTCCGGGTGCAGAGTTCCGAGAGGCTAGCGAGGTGGAAACGTCGTTCTACGTTAGTGACGACGGCACCGTTCTAATCAATCTGAATCAGGGTGAAACAGGGCTGCTGTTCCACGATGTGGCCACAGCAACTATTTTCACTCAGCACTTTGAGTCGATATACAGGACGGCAGAGGAGGTAGAACTATAA
- a CDS encoding glycoside hydrolase family 26 protein produces the protein MIEQLRRSNDRDTFLGVFPGESERLRTLRAFNSWLECPLDVVTTFIRTDVPASYRQEFVHQYLTAVADTGLVPIVTWEPFGFPSTSSDAPVQSINNGSVDEHLYAWGALLRAWVLESPDRGLIFRPAHEMNGAWYPWSAGYGTTPTEYIRMWRTLSAVFDDVGLPSDRVDWMWCINATDATRTSSFDYFPGEEYVDWVGVDGYNFGDSQRWSSWQSPATVFKQALTTVRNETRTPIAIPETGCSSAYNGHRSPRRKSRWIRRALALFSRYGVDLLGWFNMTKETDWGVLEPVSADASTHRERVVLNERRYNVYPQFRNARAQFR, from the coding sequence ATGATTGAACAACTAAGACGATCAAACGACCGCGACACGTTCCTCGGCGTCTTCCCCGGCGAGTCAGAGCGTCTCCGGACGCTTCGGGCGTTCAACTCGTGGCTGGAGTGCCCGCTAGACGTGGTCACGACCTTCATCAGAACGGATGTGCCGGCGTCATACCGGCAGGAATTCGTCCACCAGTACCTCACGGCAGTTGCTGATACAGGTCTCGTGCCGATCGTCACGTGGGAGCCGTTCGGATTTCCGAGCACGTCTTCGGACGCTCCCGTCCAATCGATCAACAACGGAAGCGTGGACGAGCATCTGTACGCATGGGGGGCCTTACTCCGGGCGTGGGTACTCGAGTCCCCCGATAGGGGACTGATTTTCCGGCCTGCTCACGAGATGAACGGTGCGTGGTATCCATGGAGCGCCGGCTACGGAACCACACCGACCGAGTACATCCGGATGTGGCGGACTCTCTCGGCAGTGTTCGACGACGTTGGTCTTCCAAGCGACCGGGTCGACTGGATGTGGTGTATCAACGCCACAGATGCCACTCGAACGTCCTCGTTCGACTATTTCCCCGGTGAGGAGTACGTCGACTGGGTCGGCGTGGATGGGTACAACTTCGGTGATAGCCAGCGGTGGAGTTCGTGGCAGTCACCCGCAACCGTGTTCAAGCAGGCACTGACCACTGTCAGAAACGAGACGCGAACACCGATTGCTATCCCCGAGACCGGCTGTTCATCAGCATACAATGGACATCGCAGTCCACGACGGAAGTCTCGGTGGATTCGTCGAGCGCTCGCGCTGTTCAGTAGATACGGGGTTGATTTACTCGGTTGGTTCAACATGACGAAAGAGACGGACTGGGGGGTTCTCGAACCAGTCTCCGCCGATGCTTCGACCCACCGAGAACGGGTGGTGCTAAATGAGCGACGGTACAACGTATACCCACAATTCCGTAACGCGCGGGCTCAGTTCCGGTGA
- a CDS encoding AAA family ATPase: MSNDTSTSTTSSVLAPATLHERLQRAVGEAVVGQEAVVTQLTTALLAGGHVLLEGAPGVAKTTIATRVAAAAGLPAKRIQLTPDVLPADITGTQLYNEQEGAFEFRRGPVFSNAVIADEINRAMPKAQAALLEAMEEGRVSVDGETHSLPSPFFVVATQNPLDMAGTYPLPESQLDRFMFHLTVSAPSSDDALVDILTTADERERDDKRRRQASPYTLTPEAIHSARGLVNAIHVSAPIKQYLVALMRSLETDSRAAAAPSPRALIGVQRAAKARAAIERRAYVIPEDIKRVAIDALCHRLTIEQAPRGDTEAARELLGETLDATAVPTMVSAPASDTPLATDGGE, from the coding sequence ATGTCCAACGACACCTCCACTTCGACCACCTCGTCTGTCCTCGCACCAGCCACGCTCCACGAGCGACTCCAGCGAGCTGTTGGTGAGGCAGTCGTGGGACAGGAGGCTGTCGTCACGCAACTGACGACGGCGCTTCTGGCTGGCGGGCATGTGCTACTCGAAGGGGCACCCGGCGTCGCAAAGACCACCATCGCCACACGGGTTGCCGCCGCGGCTGGACTCCCAGCGAAGCGCATCCAACTCACACCGGACGTTCTGCCCGCAGACATCACTGGCACGCAACTCTACAACGAGCAAGAAGGCGCGTTCGAGTTCCGCCGTGGCCCCGTGTTCAGCAATGCCGTCATCGCTGACGAGATCAACCGAGCGATGCCGAAGGCACAGGCGGCCCTCCTCGAAGCGATGGAGGAGGGGCGTGTCTCGGTCGACGGTGAAACACACTCGCTCCCGAGTCCGTTCTTCGTGGTGGCGACACAGAACCCACTCGACATGGCCGGGACGTACCCGTTACCCGAGTCGCAACTCGACCGGTTCATGTTCCATCTCACGGTGTCGGCGCCGAGTAGTGACGACGCGCTGGTCGATATCCTGACCACCGCCGACGAGCGTGAGCGAGATGATAAGCGCCGTCGGCAGGCATCGCCGTACACGTTGACGCCGGAGGCGATTCACAGCGCACGAGGACTCGTCAATGCGATTCACGTCTCGGCCCCGATCAAGCAGTATCTCGTCGCCCTCATGCGGTCACTTGAGACTGACAGCCGCGCTGCCGCGGCACCATCACCGCGTGCGCTCATCGGCGTTCAGCGAGCCGCCAAGGCGCGGGCCGCTATCGAGCGACGAGCCTACGTCATCCCCGAGGATATAAAGCGGGTGGCTATCGACGCGCTGTGTCACCGGCTCACCATCGAACAGGCCCCGAGGGGGGACACAGAGGCCGCACGGGAACTGCTCGGAGAGACGTTGGATGCAACAGCGGTTCCCACGATGGTATCGGCACCGGCATCCGACACGCCGCTCGCAACCGACGGTGGTGAGTAG
- a CDS encoding PadR family transcriptional regulator, translating to MHRKLLPMALLHACGGDQIEGRTRLQKLVFLMEQELDEEAKTALNLPDYNFIPYDYGPFSKALYDDLDSLEEDGLIRVEEEDMADGKVKYTYQLTDDGKSWVDQRLPQDAPNSVRERAEALKSEFNGVLLSDLIDTVYAEYPKYAENSVW from the coding sequence ATGCACAGAAAACTGCTCCCGATGGCACTCCTCCACGCCTGCGGTGGGGATCAGATCGAGGGCAGAACCCGGCTCCAGAAACTCGTCTTCCTAATGGAGCAGGAATTGGATGAAGAAGCCAAGACCGCGCTAAATCTACCAGACTACAATTTCATCCCATACGACTACGGCCCGTTCTCGAAAGCTCTCTACGACGACTTGGACTCATTAGAGGAAGACGGCCTGATTCGCGTTGAAGAAGAAGATATGGCGGACGGGAAAGTCAAGTATACCTACCAACTGACGGACGATGGTAAGTCGTGGGTCGATCAGCGACTACCACAGGATGCCCCAAACTCGGTTCGCGAACGAGCTGAGGCACTAAAATCCGAATTCAATGGTGTTCTGCTTTCTGATCTCATAGACACCGTTTACGCCGAATACCCCAAGTACGCAGAGAATAGCGTGTGGTAG
- a CDS encoding DUF1616 domain-containing protein, producing the protein MQQRFPRWYRHRHPTRRSQPTVVSRVDVTRAKGSGQAAGLVLLSLAAVVAFQPYLRGSSLRLVAGTLLVFFLPGYALQTVLFPIAGEERLSSRTRLAVSIGSSPALVALVALVVNELTGRIAFGRLLTALVLVTGGLLGVSVLQTLGTSRRASQPTADGGWTPRRQVTDRLPRPTLSVVLGGGSRRQWALVGVATILFVGLLAAPAPQQTYTELSLLTETEQGRLTADDYPETLAPEASADLVVTVRNEEQTAQDYTLVITREQADGGGVILAAERVELADGETRRLRTALVAPETPGEVRFTYRLYRTETVASVDSVENLPSPYRETRLLLTVRPSPEGDA; encoded by the coding sequence ATGCAACAGCGGTTCCCACGATGGTATCGGCACCGGCATCCGACACGCCGCTCGCAACCGACGGTGGTGAGTAGAGTGGACGTGACTCGGGCGAAGGGCTCTGGGCAGGCCGCTGGCTTGGTGCTGTTGAGTCTCGCGGCGGTGGTGGCGTTCCAACCGTATCTCCGCGGGTCGTCGCTACGCCTCGTTGCGGGAACCCTGCTGGTGTTCTTCCTGCCCGGTTACGCGCTCCAGACGGTACTGTTCCCGATAGCTGGCGAAGAGCGCCTCTCCTCCCGGACGCGCCTCGCGGTGTCTATCGGGAGTTCGCCAGCCCTCGTCGCACTGGTGGCGCTCGTAGTGAACGAACTCACAGGGCGGATCGCGTTCGGCCGATTGCTCACGGCACTGGTACTGGTAACCGGAGGACTGCTTGGGGTGTCGGTACTCCAGACGCTCGGCACGAGCCGACGTGCGTCACAGCCGACGGCTGACGGCGGGTGGACGCCGCGGCGGCAGGTTACCGACCGTCTGCCACGGCCGACACTCTCGGTCGTTCTGGGTGGTGGGTCGCGGCGGCAGTGGGCACTGGTCGGTGTGGCGACGATACTGTTCGTCGGCCTGCTGGCGGCACCAGCCCCCCAGCAGACGTACACGGAATTGAGCCTGCTGACGGAGACAGAACAGGGGCGACTCACCGCCGATGATTATCCAGAGACGCTCGCTCCGGAGGCATCTGCCGACCTAGTGGTGACGGTTCGTAACGAGGAACAGACAGCACAGGACTACACGCTCGTAATCACACGAGAGCAGGCGGACGGCGGAGGAGTGATACTGGCGGCAGAGCGGGTCGAACTCGCTGACGGTGAGACGAGGCGACTCCGGACGGCGCTCGTTGCCCCGGAGACACCCGGTGAGGTGCGGTTCACCTATCGCTTGTATCGGACGGAGACGGTCGCATCGGTGGATAGTGTAGAGAACCTCCCGTCTCCGTACCGTGAGACGCGGTTGCTGCTGACCGTTCGGCCATCGCCAGAGGGTGACGCCTGA
- a CDS encoding winged helix-turn-helix domain-containing protein: protein MSGRERVRAVVETLDQPATVVEITDRADVSRNTASSELERLEAENRVRSVQVDGQQGYELDPVRLFLDEIMALIKQNSRESLESELEDLKRERESLQEEFEVDSLTVFRERLAEEEDLSAADVREIRNVAATWDTLNTEIKLVRHALRLYEDVSMLSTGESSVAPAL from the coding sequence ATGAGTGGCCGAGAACGGGTTCGTGCCGTCGTTGAGACACTGGATCAGCCAGCTACAGTCGTGGAAATCACCGACCGCGCGGACGTGTCCCGCAACACGGCCAGTTCGGAGTTGGAGCGGCTCGAAGCGGAGAACCGAGTCCGGTCGGTACAGGTAGATGGTCAGCAGGGCTACGAACTCGACCCTGTCCGGCTGTTCCTTGATGAAATAATGGCCCTCATCAAACAGAACAGCCGTGAAAGCCTCGAATCAGAGCTGGAAGACCTCAAGCGGGAGCGCGAGTCTCTTCAAGAAGAGTTTGAAGTGGACTCACTGACAGTCTTCCGTGAGCGGTTAGCAGAAGAGGAAGACCTGAGTGCTGCCGACGTTCGAGAGATTCGGAACGTTGCCGCAACATGGGACACGCTGAACACGGAAATAAAACTCGTCCGGCACGCACTCCGTCTTTATGAAGATGTATCTATGCTCTCTACTGGCGAATCATCCGTCGCTCCTGCACTCTAA
- a CDS encoding glycosyltransferase family 4 protein, translated as MSEHFPHTDAATFDGQHICFITNLYPPETIGGAETSVRTVAEALVERDYEVSVITTATSDDARAGDGSFCERQNGVSVHRFTPWNLYTPFEYREQPGWKKPLMHLIDLWNPQAGRTVDRLLGTLAPDIIHVHNFGGLSPAVFRAAAGHAPVVQTLHDYRLLHIDPGMFVAGAQRELGGLMRPFRAYNRRTVEPYLDRVLAPSQFMIDRHERAGFFEDTPTAVLRLGVSRDDRATPGAVADTPRILFVGQLARPKGVDVLLNGLAHLDSDIRVDIVGRGEAREQLEVQAAGDDRVTFHGFVSEADLAAFYREATVTVVPSRWNDNSPMVIYESLARATPVVGSDMGGIPELIDTPDDDAPTTGRVVPSEDPVALATAIESVCQTAPHVESQAAYARADDYTLSTHLDRLLAHYAACFDEPRVGVPDTADGRSERTVPQNGSPASIR; from the coding sequence ATGAGCGAACACTTCCCCCACACCGACGCGGCGACGTTCGACGGCCAACACATCTGCTTCATCACCAACCTCTATCCACCGGAGACGATTGGTGGCGCCGAAACCTCCGTCCGAACGGTAGCAGAAGCACTCGTCGAACGTGACTACGAGGTGTCGGTCATCACGACGGCCACCAGCGACGATGCTCGGGCCGGCGATGGGTCGTTCTGCGAGCGACAGAACGGCGTCTCTGTCCACCGGTTCACACCGTGGAATCTCTACACGCCCTTCGAGTACCGCGAGCAACCCGGCTGGAAGAAGCCATTGATGCACCTGATCGACCTCTGGAATCCACAGGCCGGTCGGACGGTGGATCGCCTGCTCGGCACTCTCGCTCCCGACATCATCCACGTCCACAACTTCGGTGGGCTCTCACCGGCCGTCTTCCGCGCAGCGGCCGGCCACGCACCGGTCGTCCAGACGCTCCACGACTACCGTCTGCTCCACATCGACCCCGGGATGTTCGTCGCCGGGGCACAGCGGGAACTCGGCGGGTTGATGCGCCCGTTCCGTGCGTACAACCGGCGGACGGTCGAACCCTACCTCGACCGCGTGCTGGCCCCCTCACAGTTCATGATTGACCGGCACGAGCGGGCGGGGTTCTTCGAGGACACCCCGACGGCCGTGCTTCGCCTCGGGGTGTCCCGTGACGACCGTGCAACGCCCGGAGCTGTGGCCGACACACCGCGGATTCTCTTCGTCGGCCAACTCGCTCGCCCCAAAGGTGTGGACGTGCTACTCAATGGGCTTGCACACCTTGACTCGGACATCCGGGTGGACATCGTGGGGCGAGGAGAGGCCCGAGAGCAACTCGAAGTGCAGGCGGCTGGCGATGACCGGGTGACATTCCACGGCTTCGTGAGCGAGGCCGACCTCGCGGCGTTCTACCGGGAGGCGACCGTCACCGTCGTCCCGTCTCGCTGGAACGACAACTCTCCGATGGTGATTTACGAGTCACTGGCCCGGGCCACGCCCGTCGTCGGGAGCGACATGGGTGGGATTCCCGAACTCATCGACACGCCAGACGATGACGCACCAACGACGGGACGTGTCGTTCCGTCCGAAGACCCGGTCGCGTTGGCTACCGCTATCGAATCGGTCTGCCAGACGGCGCCGCACGTCGAGAGTCAGGCGGCATATGCACGGGCCGACGACTACACGCTTAGTACCCACCTCGACCGCCTGCTTGCCCACTACGCGGCCTGTTTCGATGAGCCTAGGGTCGGGGTGCCCGACACAGCGGACGGCAGGAGCGAGCGCACAGTACCGCAGAACGGGTCACCAGCGTCGATCCGCTGA